The following are encoded in a window of Castanea sativa cultivar Marrone di Chiusa Pesio chromosome 9, ASM4071231v1 genomic DNA:
- the LOC142611240 gene encoding lipid phosphate phosphatase gamma, which translates to MTMPPLPLKAVTLVHVRYRKGDQLGHFLAWVSLVPVFISLGGFISHFIFRRELQGMFFALGLIISQFVNELIKTSVQQARPETCVLLEMCDSHGWPSSHSQYMFFFSVYFSLMTYKGYGLFRRTSKWALHFWLWSLAFLTMYSRVYLGYHTVAQVFAGAILGAFLGAVWFWFVNSVLIVYFPAIEESAFGRMFYIKDTSHIPNVLKFEYDNARAARKNMAAKDN; encoded by the coding sequence ATGACGATGCCTCCATTGCCACTGAAGGCCGTGACACTGGTCCACGTGCGGTACCGGAAAGGAGATCAGCTGGGTCACTTCCTAGCCTGGGTTTCCCTGGTCCCAGTTTTCATCAGCCTCGGCGGCTTCATCTCCCACTTCATTTTCCGCCGTGAACTCCAAGGCATGTTCTTCGCTCTCGGCCTCATAATCTCCCAATTCGTCAACGAGTTAATCAAAACCTCCGTGCAGCAAGCTCGCCCCGAAACCTGTGTTCTCCTCGAGATGTGCGACTCGCATGGCTGGCCTTCGAGTCACTCTCAGTACATGTTCTTCTTCTCCGTTTACTTCTCGCTCATGACCTATAAAGGGTATGGGCTGTTTCGCAGGACGAGCAAGTGGGCCCTGCATTTCTGGCTTTGGTCCTTGGCGTTTCTCACCATGTATTCGAGGGTGTATTTGGGTTACCACACAGTTGCTCAGGTCTTTGCCGGAGCTATTCTGGGAGCTTTTCTTGGGGCGGTGTGGTTTTGGTTTGTGAATTCTGTGCTCATTGTTTACTTTCCGGCTATTGAGGAAAGCGCGTTTGGGAGGATGTTCTATATCAAGGACACGTCTCATATACCCAATGTGTTGAAGTTCGAGTACGATAATGCCAGAGCTGCTAGGAAAAATATGGCTGCCAAGGACAATTGA